A region from the Benincasa hispida cultivar B227 chromosome 10, ASM972705v1, whole genome shotgun sequence genome encodes:
- the LOC120087656 gene encoding pleiotropic drug resistance protein 2-like isoform X2 codes for MNAMEAVLGAMGLSPSKKRIVKILQDVSGIIRPSRMTLLLGPPSSGKTTLLKALAGKSDDDLKLSGKVTYCGHELDEFIPQRTSAYISQHDLHYGEMTVRETLDFSGRCLGVGTRYDLLVELSRREKETGIKPDPEIDAYMKATAMAGQETSLITDYVLKILGLDICADIMVGDNMRRGISGGQKKRVTTGEMLVGPAKAFFMDEISTGLDSSTTFQIVKFMRQMVHIMDISMVISLLQPTPETFNLFDDIILLSEGQIVYQGPREHILEFFEYVGFRCPERKGVADFLQEVTSKKDQEQYWSRKNQPYRYVSVSDFVQAFASFHVAQQFIEDLRVPFDKSRTHPAALVTEKYGLSNWALLKACFSREWLLMKRNSFIYIFKTFQITIMATITFTVFLRTEMKPGSIRESGKFWGALFFSLLNVMFNGTMEMVMTVFRLPVFYKQRDFFFYPAWAFGLPIWLLKIPISLLESTIWIGLTYYTIGYAPAASRFFKQLLAFFGIHQMALALFRFIAALGRAEVVVNTLGTFTLQIVFVLGGFIVSKNDIKPWMKWAYYVSPMMYGQNAIAINEFLDKRWSAPILNSTVGKILLKERGLFTDEYWFWICIGALFGFSLLFNLLFIAALSFLNPFGDKKAVISEENSKSCSKRLLTSSSKGNKSSGVSVANNRTKRGMVLPFQPLSLAFNNVNYYVDMPAEMKSQGADERRLQLLRDVSSAFRPGVLTALVGVSGAGKTTLMDVLAGRKTGGYTEGSIKISGYPKNQSTFTRVSGYCEQNDIHSPYITVYESLLYSAWLRLGSDVKKETQKMFVEEVMELIELNPLRNALVGLPEVNGLSTEQRKRLTIAVELVANPSIIFMDEPTSGLDARAAAIVMRTVRNTVDTGRTVVCTIHQPSIDIFEAFDELLLMKRGGQVIYAGPLGHHSSLLIEYFQAIQGVPKIKEGYNPATWMLEVSSATIETQLDIDFAEIYSNSDLYQRNQILIKELSSPPEGSKDLYFPTKFSQGFTTQCKACFWKQHWSYWRNTRYNAIRFFMTVIIGILFGIIFWGKGNILEKQQDLLNVLGAIYSAVLFLGATNATAAQTVVSVERMVFYRERAAGMYSELPYAFAQVAIETIYVAIQTIIYVLLLYSMIGFEWKADKFFYFYYFVFTCFTYFSMYGMMVVALTPGPQIAAIIMSFFLNFWNLFSGFLIPRPLIPVWWRWYYWASPVAWTIYGVFTSQIGDKTNFLEIPGSEPTPVNEYLKKNLGYDHDFLIWLVIGHLGWVLLFLFVFAYGIRFLNFQRR; via the exons ATGAATGCAATGGAG GCTGTTCTTGGAGCAATGGGGCTCTCTCCATCAAAGAAAAGAATTGTTAAGATACTTCAAGATGTAAGTGGCATAATAAGGCCCTCAAG GATGACATTGCTACTTGGTCCTCCTAGTTCAGGAAAAACAACACTTCTAAAAGCACTTGCTGGAAAATCAGATGATGATCTAAAG TTAAGCGGGAAAGTTACATATTGTGGTCATGAACTCGACGAATTCATACCTCAAAGAACCAGTGCTTATATTAGCCAGCATGACCTTCATTACGGCGAAATGACTGTTCGTGAGACATTGGATTTCTCTGGACGTTGCCTCGGAGTCGGAACCAGGTATGACTTGTTAGTTGAATTATCTAGAAGGGAGAAAGAAACAGGAATTAAACCGGATCCCGAGATCGATGCATACATGAAAGCCACAGCTATGGCTGGCCAGGAAACTAGTCTGATCACTGATTATGTTCTAAAG ATACTTGGTCTGGATATTTGTGCTGATATAATGGTTGGAGATAATATGAGAAGAGGCATCTCAGGCGGACAAAAAAAGCGAGTAACCACCG GGGAAATGTTGGTTGGACCTGCAAAGGCATTTTTCATGGATGAAATATCAACAGGATTAGACAGTTCTACCACTTTTCAGATTGTCAAGTTCATGAGGCAGATGGTTCACATTATGGACATCAGCATGGTCATATCGCTACTCCAACCCACACCTGAAACATTTAATCTTTTCGATGATATAATCCTTCTTTCAGAGGGTCAGATTGTGTACCAAGGTCCACGCGAGCATATTCTCGAGTTCTTTGAATATGTAGGATTTAGATGCCCAGAAAGGAAAGGAGTTGCTGATTTCTTACAAGAAGTGACATCAAAAAAGGACCAAGAACAATATTGGAGCAGGAAGAACCAACCATACCGTTACGTATCGGTGTCGGATTTCGTCCAAGCGTTTGCTTCTTTTCATGTAGCCCAACAATTCATAGAAGATCTTAGAGTTCCTTTTGACAAATCCAGAACTCATCCTGCAGCATTAGTAACAGAAAAGTATGGTCTTTCCAATTGGGCACTTCTCAAGGCTTGCTTCTCAAGGGAATGGTTATTGATGAAGAGAAACTCtttcatttacatttttaaGACTTTTCAGATCACAATCATGGCTACAATTACATTCACAGTGTTCTTAAGAACAGAGATGAAACCAGGTTCGATCCGAGAGAGTGGGAAGTTTTGGGGGGCCTTGTTTTTCAGTCTTTTAAATGTCATGTTCAATGGGACAATGGAGATGGTAATGACAGTTTTTAGGCTTCCTGTTTTCTATAAACAGAGGGATTTCTTCTTCTATCCAGCTTGGGCTTTTGGCTTGCCCATTTGGCTACTCAAGATTCCAATCTCATTACTGGAATCGACAATCTGGATTGGTCTTACATACTACACAATTGGTTACGCGCCTGCTGCCAGTAG GTTCTTCAAACAGCTGCTGGCATTCTTTGGAATCCATCAAATGGCTTTGGCTCTGTTTCGCTTCATTGCAGCCCTCGGAAGAGCAGAGGTCGTGGTAAACACGCTCGGTACCTTCACTTTGCAGATCGTATTTGTGCTCGGTGGCTTCATTGTCTCCAAAA ATGATATCAAACCATGGATGAAATGGGCCTACTACGTTTCTCCTATGATGTACGGACAAAATGCCATCGCGATCAATGAGTTCCTTGACAAGAGATGGAGTGCT CCAATTCTCAACTCCACAGTAGGAAAGATCCTCCTAAAGGAAAGAGGCCTGTTTACTGATGAATATTGGTTCTGGATTTGTATTGGAGCACTTTTtggtttttctcttcttttcaatcttcttttcatcGCCGCACTCTCTTTTTTGAATC CTTTTGGTGATAAGAAAGCTGTGATATCAGAGGAAAACTCAAAAAGTTGCTCTAAGAGACTATTGACGTCAAGTTCAAAAGGAAATAAAAGCTCAGGTGTTAGTGTGGCAAATAATCGTACTAAACGAGGAATGGTTTTGCCGTTTCAACCTCTTTCTTTAGCTTTCAACAATGTGAACTATTATGTTGACATGCCTGCA GAAATGAAGAGCCAAGGGGCCGACGAAAGACGATTACAACTGTTAAGGGACGTCAGCAGTGCTTTTAGACCTGGTGTTCTTACAGCATTGGTTGGTGTAAGTGGTGCAGGAAAGACCACCTTGATGGATGTATTAGCAGGAAGAAAAACCGGTGGCTACACTGAAGGAAGTATAAAAATTTCTGGGTACCCAAAGAACCAGTCTACGTTCACTCGAGTTAGTGGCTACTGTGAACAGAATGACATCCATTCACCATACATCACAGTGTATGAGTCCTTGTTATACTCCGCTTGGCTGCGTCTTGGGTCAGATGtaaaaaaagaaacacaaaag ATGTTTGTCGAGGAAGTGATGGAGTTGATTGAGCTTAATCCGTTGAGAAATGCTCTAGTTGGACTTCCTGAAGTCAACGGTCTTTCAACTGAACAAAGAAAGAGGCTCACGATCGCTGTCGAGTTGGTTGCTAATCCCTCTATTATCTTTATGGATGAACCAACATCAGGTCTAGATGCAAGAGCTGCTGCTATTGTAATGCGCACGGTAAGGAACACGGTTGACACGGGACGAACGGTTGTCTGCACAATTCACCAACCAAGTATTGATATCTTTGAAGCATTTGATGAG CTCTTGCTAATGAAAAGGGGAGGACAGGTGATTTATGCAGGACCACTCGGTCACCATTCTTCCCTTCTAATCGAATACTTTCAG GCCATTCAAGGGGTTCCAAAAATTAAAGAGGGCTACAATCCTGCTACTTGGATGCTCGAGGTGAGCTCTGCCACTATAGAGACTCAACTTGATATTGATTTTGCAGAAATTTATTCAAACTCCGACCTTTACCA GAGAAATCAGATCCTCATAAAAGAGCTAAGCAGTCCACCAGAAGGGTCTAAGGATCTTTATTTCCCTACTAAATTCTCCCAAGGCTTCACAACTCAGTGCAAGGCTTGCTTCTGGAAACAACATTGGTCGTATTGGAGAAACACGCGGTACAATGCAATCCGGTTCTTCATGACCGTCATAATCGGTATTCTGTTTGGTATAATCTTCTGGGGTAAAGGAAACATACT AGAGAAACAGCAAGACCTATTGAATGTTTTAGGAGCTATATACTCTGCAGTTCTCTTCCTTGGAGCTACCAACGCCACAGCTGCACAAACCGTTGTTTCAGTCGAAAGGATGGTGTTCTATCGGGAAAGAGCTGCAGGGATGTATTCCGAGTTACCATATGCATTCGCTCAG GTGGCCATTGAGACAATATATGTTGCCATTCAAACTATAATTTACGTGCTGCTTCTATACTCCATGATCGGGTTCGAGTGGAAGGCAGACAAGTTCTTCTATTTCTACTACTTCGTATTCACCTGCTTCACTTACTTTTCAATGTATGGGATGATGGTTGTTGCACTTACTCCTGGCCCTCAAATTGCTGCAATTATTATGTCATTTTTCCTCAACTTCTGGAACTTGTTCTCTGGTTTCCTCATCCCCAGGCCG CTAATTCCTGTGTGGTGGAGATGGTATTACTGGGCTTCACCAGTTGCTTGGACAATCTATGGCGTTTTCACATCACAAATAGGAGACAAAACCAACTTCCTAGAGATTCCTGGTTCAGAACCAACGCCAGTAAATGAATACCTCAAGAAAAATTTGGGTTATGACCATGACTTCCTAATATGGCTTGTCATCGGCCACCTCGGTTGggttcttcttttcctcttcgtCTTCGCATACGGCATCAGATTCCTCAACTTCCAACGAAGATGA
- the LOC120087656 gene encoding pleiotropic drug resistance protein 2-like isoform X3, whose protein sequence is MQWRLFLEQWGSLHQRKELLRYFKMMTLLLGPPSSGKTTLLKALAGKSDDDLKLSGKVTYCGHELDEFIPQRTSAYISQHDLHYGEMTVRETLDFSGRCLGVGTRYDLLVELSRREKETGIKPDPEIDAYMKATAMAGQETSLITDYVLKILGLDICADIMVGDNMRRGISGGQKKRVTTGEMLVGPAKAFFMDEISTGLDSSTTFQIVKFMRQMVHIMDISMVISLLQPTPETFNLFDDIILLSEGQIVYQGPREHILEFFEYVGFRCPERKGVADFLQEVTSKKDQEQYWSRKNQPYRYVSVSDFVQAFASFHVAQQFIEDLRVPFDKSRTHPAALVTEKYGLSNWALLKACFSREWLLMKRNSFIYIFKTFQITIMATITFTVFLRTEMKPGSIRESGKFWGALFFSLLNVMFNGTMEMVMTVFRLPVFYKQRDFFFYPAWAFGLPIWLLKIPISLLESTIWIGLTYYTIGYAPAASRFFKQLLAFFGIHQMALALFRFIAALGRAEVVVNTLGTFTLQIVFVLGGFIVSKNDIKPWMKWAYYVSPMMYGQNAIAINEFLDKRWSAPILNSTVGKILLKERGLFTDEYWFWICIGALFGFSLLFNLLFIAALSFLNPFGDKKAVISEENSKSCSKRLLTSSSKGNKSSGVSVANNRTKRGMVLPFQPLSLAFNNVNYYVDMPAEMKSQGADERRLQLLRDVSSAFRPGVLTALVGVSGAGKTTLMDVLAGRKTGGYTEGSIKISGYPKNQSTFTRVSGYCEQNDIHSPYITVYESLLYSAWLRLGSDVKKETQKMFVEEVMELIELNPLRNALVGLPEVNGLSTEQRKRLTIAVELVANPSIIFMDEPTSGLDARAAAIVMRTVRNTVDTGRTVVCTIHQPSIDIFEAFDELLLMKRGGQVIYAGPLGHHSSLLIEYFQAIQGVPKIKEGYNPATWMLEVSSATIETQLDIDFAEIYSNSDLYQRNQILIKELSSPPEGSKDLYFPTKFSQGFTTQCKACFWKQHWSYWRNTRYNAIRFFMTVIIGILFGIIFWGKGNILEKQQDLLNVLGAIYSAVLFLGATNATAAQTVVSVERMVFYRERAAGMYSELPYAFAQVAIETIYVAIQTIIYVLLLYSMIGFEWKADKFFYFYYFVFTCFTYFSMYGMMVVALTPGPQIAAIIMSFFLNFWNLFSGFLIPRPLIPVWWRWYYWASPVAWTIYGVFTSQIGDKTNFLEIPGSEPTPVNEYLKKNLGYDHDFLIWLVIGHLGWVLLFLFVFAYGIRFLNFQRR, encoded by the exons ATGCAATGGAG GCTGTTCTTGGAGCAATGGGGCTCTCTCCATCAAAGAAAAGAATTGTTAAGATACTTCAAGAT GATGACATTGCTACTTGGTCCTCCTAGTTCAGGAAAAACAACACTTCTAAAAGCACTTGCTGGAAAATCAGATGATGATCTAAAG TTAAGCGGGAAAGTTACATATTGTGGTCATGAACTCGACGAATTCATACCTCAAAGAACCAGTGCTTATATTAGCCAGCATGACCTTCATTACGGCGAAATGACTGTTCGTGAGACATTGGATTTCTCTGGACGTTGCCTCGGAGTCGGAACCAGGTATGACTTGTTAGTTGAATTATCTAGAAGGGAGAAAGAAACAGGAATTAAACCGGATCCCGAGATCGATGCATACATGAAAGCCACAGCTATGGCTGGCCAGGAAACTAGTCTGATCACTGATTATGTTCTAAAG ATACTTGGTCTGGATATTTGTGCTGATATAATGGTTGGAGATAATATGAGAAGAGGCATCTCAGGCGGACAAAAAAAGCGAGTAACCACCG GGGAAATGTTGGTTGGACCTGCAAAGGCATTTTTCATGGATGAAATATCAACAGGATTAGACAGTTCTACCACTTTTCAGATTGTCAAGTTCATGAGGCAGATGGTTCACATTATGGACATCAGCATGGTCATATCGCTACTCCAACCCACACCTGAAACATTTAATCTTTTCGATGATATAATCCTTCTTTCAGAGGGTCAGATTGTGTACCAAGGTCCACGCGAGCATATTCTCGAGTTCTTTGAATATGTAGGATTTAGATGCCCAGAAAGGAAAGGAGTTGCTGATTTCTTACAAGAAGTGACATCAAAAAAGGACCAAGAACAATATTGGAGCAGGAAGAACCAACCATACCGTTACGTATCGGTGTCGGATTTCGTCCAAGCGTTTGCTTCTTTTCATGTAGCCCAACAATTCATAGAAGATCTTAGAGTTCCTTTTGACAAATCCAGAACTCATCCTGCAGCATTAGTAACAGAAAAGTATGGTCTTTCCAATTGGGCACTTCTCAAGGCTTGCTTCTCAAGGGAATGGTTATTGATGAAGAGAAACTCtttcatttacatttttaaGACTTTTCAGATCACAATCATGGCTACAATTACATTCACAGTGTTCTTAAGAACAGAGATGAAACCAGGTTCGATCCGAGAGAGTGGGAAGTTTTGGGGGGCCTTGTTTTTCAGTCTTTTAAATGTCATGTTCAATGGGACAATGGAGATGGTAATGACAGTTTTTAGGCTTCCTGTTTTCTATAAACAGAGGGATTTCTTCTTCTATCCAGCTTGGGCTTTTGGCTTGCCCATTTGGCTACTCAAGATTCCAATCTCATTACTGGAATCGACAATCTGGATTGGTCTTACATACTACACAATTGGTTACGCGCCTGCTGCCAGTAG GTTCTTCAAACAGCTGCTGGCATTCTTTGGAATCCATCAAATGGCTTTGGCTCTGTTTCGCTTCATTGCAGCCCTCGGAAGAGCAGAGGTCGTGGTAAACACGCTCGGTACCTTCACTTTGCAGATCGTATTTGTGCTCGGTGGCTTCATTGTCTCCAAAA ATGATATCAAACCATGGATGAAATGGGCCTACTACGTTTCTCCTATGATGTACGGACAAAATGCCATCGCGATCAATGAGTTCCTTGACAAGAGATGGAGTGCT CCAATTCTCAACTCCACAGTAGGAAAGATCCTCCTAAAGGAAAGAGGCCTGTTTACTGATGAATATTGGTTCTGGATTTGTATTGGAGCACTTTTtggtttttctcttcttttcaatcttcttttcatcGCCGCACTCTCTTTTTTGAATC CTTTTGGTGATAAGAAAGCTGTGATATCAGAGGAAAACTCAAAAAGTTGCTCTAAGAGACTATTGACGTCAAGTTCAAAAGGAAATAAAAGCTCAGGTGTTAGTGTGGCAAATAATCGTACTAAACGAGGAATGGTTTTGCCGTTTCAACCTCTTTCTTTAGCTTTCAACAATGTGAACTATTATGTTGACATGCCTGCA GAAATGAAGAGCCAAGGGGCCGACGAAAGACGATTACAACTGTTAAGGGACGTCAGCAGTGCTTTTAGACCTGGTGTTCTTACAGCATTGGTTGGTGTAAGTGGTGCAGGAAAGACCACCTTGATGGATGTATTAGCAGGAAGAAAAACCGGTGGCTACACTGAAGGAAGTATAAAAATTTCTGGGTACCCAAAGAACCAGTCTACGTTCACTCGAGTTAGTGGCTACTGTGAACAGAATGACATCCATTCACCATACATCACAGTGTATGAGTCCTTGTTATACTCCGCTTGGCTGCGTCTTGGGTCAGATGtaaaaaaagaaacacaaaag ATGTTTGTCGAGGAAGTGATGGAGTTGATTGAGCTTAATCCGTTGAGAAATGCTCTAGTTGGACTTCCTGAAGTCAACGGTCTTTCAACTGAACAAAGAAAGAGGCTCACGATCGCTGTCGAGTTGGTTGCTAATCCCTCTATTATCTTTATGGATGAACCAACATCAGGTCTAGATGCAAGAGCTGCTGCTATTGTAATGCGCACGGTAAGGAACACGGTTGACACGGGACGAACGGTTGTCTGCACAATTCACCAACCAAGTATTGATATCTTTGAAGCATTTGATGAG CTCTTGCTAATGAAAAGGGGAGGACAGGTGATTTATGCAGGACCACTCGGTCACCATTCTTCCCTTCTAATCGAATACTTTCAG GCCATTCAAGGGGTTCCAAAAATTAAAGAGGGCTACAATCCTGCTACTTGGATGCTCGAGGTGAGCTCTGCCACTATAGAGACTCAACTTGATATTGATTTTGCAGAAATTTATTCAAACTCCGACCTTTACCA GAGAAATCAGATCCTCATAAAAGAGCTAAGCAGTCCACCAGAAGGGTCTAAGGATCTTTATTTCCCTACTAAATTCTCCCAAGGCTTCACAACTCAGTGCAAGGCTTGCTTCTGGAAACAACATTGGTCGTATTGGAGAAACACGCGGTACAATGCAATCCGGTTCTTCATGACCGTCATAATCGGTATTCTGTTTGGTATAATCTTCTGGGGTAAAGGAAACATACT AGAGAAACAGCAAGACCTATTGAATGTTTTAGGAGCTATATACTCTGCAGTTCTCTTCCTTGGAGCTACCAACGCCACAGCTGCACAAACCGTTGTTTCAGTCGAAAGGATGGTGTTCTATCGGGAAAGAGCTGCAGGGATGTATTCCGAGTTACCATATGCATTCGCTCAG GTGGCCATTGAGACAATATATGTTGCCATTCAAACTATAATTTACGTGCTGCTTCTATACTCCATGATCGGGTTCGAGTGGAAGGCAGACAAGTTCTTCTATTTCTACTACTTCGTATTCACCTGCTTCACTTACTTTTCAATGTATGGGATGATGGTTGTTGCACTTACTCCTGGCCCTCAAATTGCTGCAATTATTATGTCATTTTTCCTCAACTTCTGGAACTTGTTCTCTGGTTTCCTCATCCCCAGGCCG CTAATTCCTGTGTGGTGGAGATGGTATTACTGGGCTTCACCAGTTGCTTGGACAATCTATGGCGTTTTCACATCACAAATAGGAGACAAAACCAACTTCCTAGAGATTCCTGGTTCAGAACCAACGCCAGTAAATGAATACCTCAAGAAAAATTTGGGTTATGACCATGACTTCCTAATATGGCTTGTCATCGGCCACCTCGGTTGggttcttcttttcctcttcgtCTTCGCATACGGCATCAGATTCCTCAACTTCCAACGAAGATGA